In one Oryza glaberrima chromosome 2, OglaRS2, whole genome shotgun sequence genomic region, the following are encoded:
- the LOC127762666 gene encoding formin-like protein 7, whose protein sequence is MALFRKFFFKKPPDGLLLITDNIYVFDHCFSMKEMEEDHFEAHIRGVAAHLLDNFGDHSFMISNFGIRDEESPIYHILSEYGMTVLDYPGHYEGCPLLTMEMVHCILKSSESWLSLGQRNFLIMHCEQGCWPILAFMLAALLIYLGQYSDEQKTLDMLYKQSPVELLEMFSPLNPMPSQLRYLRYVSMRNVVPEWPPADRALTLDSVILRMVPDFHGQGGFRPIFRIYGPDPLMPTDQTPKVLFSTPKRSNVVRFYSQADELVKINLQCHVQGDVVLECINLYEDLDREDMVFRIMFNTGFIRSNILMLNRDQIDILWNTQDQFPKDFRAEVIFSDMDATTSHITTEPVSHQEKQGLGIEEFAKVLDIFNHLDWLDGKKNTSLHIPQRKASSTSQGNIDESPADGSETFFDTKEELDFDSLSGESSSSLVLKLTDDYVMVGCTELQQDPLHSTSAEVPSKIQTIEVAPSRTRPPSVLLSPTKVKMPKTSASSMALPSSTVIPQAPSSPVQPQGLIDSAVQIAPAQSASKSAENSGSQTPVNQEPSPLTVNNSASTASLIALCTPPPLPPPPPTVSLAPVSPILPINTSTSIISVSLRSIMPSPSQPPESSASPLALARNEELVKSQEPSCENLEKFPPEFSRASSVTALSSDSLLSIEKESSSTRTYVPEALPAMPLTSDTRTSLISISTAASPPLPPPLPPPLKPSTVMCPLSYGKEVASTKEKAAPTQPALPPPPPPIQPTLISNSIYSSTSSVVSAPLKRGQSPAPPPPPPPPPPPPFPVSSFSPPQPPPQPPSAVPGLQASPVPPPPPPPPPPMIPGMKTPPTPSPPPPAAPGQQAPAVPPPPPPPPPPMVPGMQTRPIPPPPPASQTNSLVSSFPSTSKRIPPPPPPPSQTSSLVSSLPSSRKGNDVAAPRPPPPPPLYSRSSHVTSAPSAPPAPPLPPPKLVGASKPSQEQMITWPPPPPPGPPPKNSSNSLPSKGNVVSSSPPPPPTFSFGAKDRSTARSRSPRSLRPNQSSKRTPLKPLHWVKVSRATQGSLWAETQKSDEASRTPEIDISELESLFSVAMPNMEEKRARQRPSVAAKQEKVLLIDLQRSKNCEIMLRNIKMPLPDLMSSVLALDDSIVDGDQVDYLIKFCPTKEEMELLKGFTGNKENLGKCEQFFLEMMKVPRVESKLRILSFKIKFLTQVADLKNSLNTINSVAEEVRNSVKLKRVMQTILSLGNALNQGTARGSAVGFRLDSLLKLIDIRARNNRMTLMHYLCKVLSDKLPEVLDFNKDLTYLEPASKIQLKELAEEMQAITKGLEKVEQELTTSEKDGPGSEIFYKKLKEFLADAQAEGRSLAFLYSTAGKSADSLAHYFGEDPVRCPFEQVVSTLLGFVKTFERAHAENLRQMELEKKRAQMEAEKEKVKAAAHKEDLLEPYISTSASASMATAASTSAAAVAAASRLLVRRAPPRLLRRLPRAALAASRPSLPSSSSYGAAAVALGHRARMGHTAAAAASAGPALGLTKPNAVEPPQVSFAAKDVEFSEWKGDILAIAVTENDLVKGSDSKFENAVLKKLDGQLGGLLSEASAEEDFTGKAGQSVVLRLPGQGFKRVGLIGLGQNAPSTTTACKGIGESVASVAKSAQASSAAIVFASVGGIQENFKLTAAAAIASGTVLGLHEDSRYKSESKKVHLKQVDLIGFGSGPEVDQKLKYANDLSSGVIFGKELVNSPANVLTPAVLAEEASNIASTYSDVFTATILDVEKCKELKMGSYLGVAAASANPPHFIHLCYKPPGGNAKRKLAIVGKGLTFDSGGYNIKTGPGCSIELMKFDMGGSAAVFGAAKALGQIKPPGVEVHFIVAACENMISGTGMRPGDIVTASNGKTIEVNNTDAEGRLTLADALVYACNQGVDKIIDLATLTGACVVALGPSIAGIFTPSDELAKEVAAASEISGEKFWRMPLEESYWESMKSGVADMVNTGGRQGGSITAALFLKQFVDEKVQWMHIDMAGPVWNDKKRAATGFGVSTLVEWVLKNSS, encoded by the exons ATGGCGCTGTTCCGGAAGTTCTTCTTCAAGAAACCGCCCGATGGGTTGCTTCTAATCACGGACAACATATACG TTTTTGATCATTGCTTCTCCATGAAAGAGATGGAAGAAGACCATTTTGAAGCCCACATAAGAGGTGTTGCAGCACATCTTCTAGATAATTTTGGTGATCATTCATTCATGATCTCGAATTTCGGCATTCGAGATGAAGAAAGCCCCATATATCACATTTTATCTGAGTATGGTATGACCGTCCTGGACTACCCTGGCCACTATGAGGGGTGTCCACTTCTCACCATGGAAATGGTCCACTGCATCTTGAAGTCGAGCGAAAGCTGGCTCTCTTTGGGTCAGCGTAACTTTCTGATAATGCACTGTGAACAAGGATGCTGGCCTATTCTGGCTTTCATGTTAGCTGCTCTCCTGATATACCTGGGACAGTATTCTGATGAGCAGAAAACACTGGATATGCTTTACAAGCAATCGCCAGTAGAGCTCTTGGAGATGTTTTCACCTCTGAATCCCATGCCGTCGCAATTGAGATACTTGCGCTATGTTTCGATGAGGAATGTCGTGCCTGAGTGGCCTCCAGCTGATAGAGCCCTGACGTTAGATTCTGTGATTTTGAGGATGGTTCCAGATTTTCATGGTCAAGGTGGTTTCCGTCCAATATTCAGGATATATGGCCCAGATCCGCTTATGCCTACTGATCAGACTCCTAAAGTTCTTTTTTCGACTCCAAAGAGAAGCAACGTTGTCCGTTTCTATTCACAG GCAGATGAACTGGTGAAAATAAACCTTCAATGTCATGTCCAAGGGGATGTTGTCCTAGAATGTATCAATCTGTATGAGGATCTGGATCGTGAGGACATGGTATTCCGGATCATGTTCAATACAGGTTTCATCAGGTCAAACATATTGATGCTTAATCGTGACCAAATAGACATTTTATGGAACACACAAGACCAATTCCCTAAAGATTTTCGAGCTGAG GTTATTTTCTCTGATATGGATGCAACTACTTCACACATCACAACAGAGCCGGTTAGTCATCAAGAGAAACAAGGACTTGGTATTGAAGAGTTTGCTAAGGTGCTTGATATATTCAACCATTTAGACTGGTTGGATGGGAAGAAGAATACTTCGCTTCACATACCTCAACGAAAAGCATCATCCACTTCTCAAGGAAATATAGATGAATCTCCTGCTGATGGGTCCGAGACTTTCTTCGATACTAAAGAAGAACTTGACTTTGATAGTCTCTCTGGTGAAAGCTCGTCTTCGCTTGTTTTGAAGTTAACAGATGACTATGTTATGGTTGGTTGCACTGAACTTCAACAAGATCCCCTACATTCAACCTCAGCTGAAGTTCCATCCAAAATACAAACAATAGAAGTAGCTCCTTCACGAACAAGGCCTCCATCGGTGCTGTTGTCACCTACTAAGGTTAAGATGCCAAAGACCAGTGCTTCATCAATGGCACTACCTTCAAGCACGGTAATACCCCAAGCACCGTCCTCACCAGTTCAGCCACAGGGACTGATAGATTCTGCAGTGCAAATTGCACCAGCACAGTCAGCGTCAAAATCAGCTGAGAACTCTGGTTCACAAACTCCAGTAAACCAAGAACCTTCACCTCTTACCGTAAATAATTCAGCATCGACCGCATCCTTGATAGCTTTGTGCACAcctccgcctcttcctcctccgccgcccactgTCTCATTAGCCCCTGTTTCCCCCATTTTACCCATAAATACTAGTACAAGTATAATCAGCGTTTCCCTTAGATCGATCATGCCCTCCCCTTCACAACCTCCAGAATCATCAGCCTCTCCACTAGCTCTTGCAAGAAATGAAGAGCTGGTTAAATCTCAAGAACCTTCCTGTGAAAACCTTGAGAAGTTTCCACCTGAATTTTCTAGAGCTTCCAGTGTCACTGCATTGTCATCAGATTCTCTATTGTCCATAGAAAAGGAATCTAGCAGTACAAGAACATATGTCCCAGAAGCTTTGCCTGCAATGCCTCTGACTTCAGACACTCGGACCTCAttaatttcaatttcaactgcAGCATCCCcacccctgccgccgccactgccacccCCTCTAAAACCATCTACTGTGATGTGTCCTTTGTCATATGGTAAAGAGGTAgcaagcactaaagaaaaggctGCACCAACTCAGCCTGCActcccaccacctccaccgccaatACAACCAACATTGATTTCAAACTCGATATATTCATCTACTTCATCTGTGGTTTCTGCACCGCTAAAGAGAGGCCAatctccagctccaccccctccgccgccgccacccccacccccaccattTCCCGTATCATCATTTTCTCCTCCGCAACCACCGCCGCAACCTCCTTCAGCAGTACCAGGGCTGCAAGCATCGCCTgttccaccaccgccgccacctccacctcctccaatGATTCCAGGGATGAAAACACCACCCACCCCATCGCCACCTCCTCCAGCAGCTCCAGGGCAGCAAGCACCAGCTGttccaccgccacctccacctccacctcctccaatGGTTCCAGGGATGCAAACACGGCCcattccaccaccacctcctgcaTCTCAAACTAACTCTTTGGTTTCTTCATTTCCATCCACAAGTAAAAGAATtccaccgccaccccctcctccaTCTCAAACTAGCTCATTGGTTTCTTCATTGCCATCCTCAAGGAAAGGAAATGATGTGGCAGCCCCTCGtcccccacctcccccaccactGTATTCCAGGTCATCTCATGTCACTTCTGCACCATCAGCACCACCTGCACCCCCATTGCCTCCTCCGAAGCTAGTTGGGGCCAGCAAACCTTCACAAGAGCAAATGATAAcctggccaccaccacctccaccaggCCCACCTCCTAAGAATTCCTCGAACTCTTTGCCAAGTAAGGGTAATGTTGTCAGTTCatctcctcccccacctcctaCATTCTCATTTGGCGCAAAGGACCGTAGCACAGCCCGGTCCAGAAGTCCTAGAAGTTTGCGGCCCAACCAGTCATCTAAGAGGACACCATTGAAGCCGTTGCACTGGGTGAAAGTGTCAAGAGCTACACAGGGAAGCTTATGGGCTGAAACACAGAAGTCTGATGAAGCATCAAG AACCCCAGAGATAGATATTTCGGAACTTGAAAGTCTTTTCTCGGTAGCCATGCCAAACATGGAGGAGAAACGGGCACGCCAACGTCCTTCTGTTGCAGCGAAACAAGAAAAAGTTCTTTTG ATTGACCTTCAGCGCTCAAAGAATTGTGAAATTATGCTGAGAAACATTAAGATGCCATTACCAGATCTGATG aGCTCAGTGCTTGCACTTGACGATTCCATTGTTGATGGTGATCAAGTAGATTATCTAATAAAGTTCTGTCCAACTAAGGAAGAAATGGAACTACTCAAA GGGTTTACAGGCAACAAAGAGAACCTAGGGAAATGTGAACAG TTCTTCTTGGAAATGATGAAAGTCCCAAGAGTGGAGTCAAAACTGAGAATCTTATCCTTTAAGATTAAGTTTCTTACACAG GTTGCAGATCTGAAAAACAGCTTGAATACTATCAATTCTGTTGCTGAAGAG GTTAGGAACTCTGTTAAGCTTAAGCGAGTGATGCAAACAATTCTTTCGTTGGGAAATGCATTAAACCAAGGAACTGCAAGGG GGTCGGCTGTTGGATTTAGATTGGATAGCCTTCTTAAACTCATTGATATTCGGGCACGTAATAATAGGATGACTCTCATGCATTATTTATGCAAG GTTCTTTCTGACAAGCTTCCTGAAGTTCTTGATTTTAACAAGGACCTCACATATTTAGAACCTGCATCAAAG ATTCAATTGAAAGAGTTGGCGGAAGAAATGCAAGCGATAACAAAGGGACTGGAAAAGGTTGAGCAGGAATTGACAACATCTGAAAAGGATGGTCCAGGGTCTGAGATATTTTACAAG AAATTGAAGGAATTTCTTGCTGATGCTCAAGCTGAAGGAAGATCGTTAGCTTTTCTTTACAGTACTGCG gGGAAAAGTGCAGATTCTCTAGCACATTATTTTGGTGAAGATCCAGTGCGGTGTCCATTTGAACAag TTGTCTCTACTTTGCTAGGCTTCGTGAAAACGTTCGAGCGTGCCCATGCCGAGAACCTCAGACAGATGGAGCTGGAGAAGAAAAGGGCCCAGATGGAAGCAGAAAAGGAGAAAGTGAAAGCAGCAGCTCACAAGGAGGATTTGCTGGAGCCA TATAtatccacctccgcctccgcgtccatggccaccgccgcatccacctccgccgccgccgtcgccgccgcatcgcgcctcctcgtccgccgcgcgccgccgcgcctgctGCGCCGGTTACCccgcgcggcgctcgccgcctctcgcccgtcgctgccgtcgtcgtcgtcgtacggTGCAGCAGCCGTCGCCCTCGGCCACCGCGCTAGGATGGgacacaccgccgccgccgccgcctccgcgggcCCCGCGCTCGGGCTCACCAAGCCCAACGCCGTCGAGCCGCCGCAG gtttcATTTGCTGCTAAAGACGTCGAATTCTCCGAATGGAAGGGAGACATCCTCGCAATCGCAGTGACAGAGAATGATCTGGTCAAAGGATCAGACTCCAAATTCGAGAATGCGGTGTTGAAGAAGCTCGACGGCCAGCTCGGCGGCCTCCTGTCGGAGGCATCGGCGGAGGAGGATTTCACCGGCAAAGCCGGGCAATCAGTGGTGCTCCGCCTCCCGGGGCAGGGTTTCAAGAGGGTGGGTCTGATCGGCCTTGGGCAGAACGCCCCCTCCACCACAACGGCTTGCAAGGGCATCGGCGAATCCGTCGCGTCAGTTGCCAAGTCTGCTCAAGCTAGCAGCGCGGCTATTGTTTTTGCTTCAGTGGGTGGGATCCAGGAAAATTTTAAGCTGACTGCTGCGGCAGCAATTGCTTCAG GAACTGTGCTTGGGCTGCACGAGGACAGCAGATACAAGTCGGAGTCGAAGAAGGTGCATCTTAAACAAGTAGATCTTATCGGATTTGGTTCTGGTCCAGAGGTTGACCAGAAACTTAAGTATGCCAATGATCTCTCCTCGGGTGTGATATTCGGGAAAGAACTTGTGAACTCACCTGCAAATGTTCTTACTCCTG CTGTGCTTGCCGAGGAGGCATCAAACATTGCTTCTACATACAGTGATGTATTCACTGCGACAATATTAGATGTGGAGAAATGTAAAGAGTTAAAGATGGGCTCCTACTTGGGAGTTGCTGCAGCTTCTGCGAATCCTCCCCACTTCATCCACTTGTGCTACAAACCACCTGGTGGGAATGCCAAGAGAAAGCTGGCCATTGTTGGGAAGGGTCTAACTTTTGACAG TGGTGGCTACAACATTAAGACTGGACCAGGCTGCAGTATTGAGCTGATGAAGTTTGACATGGGAGGCTCTGCAGCAGTTTTTGGTGCAGCAAAAGCTTTGGGCCAAATCAAGCCCCCTGGAGTAGAGGTTCATTTTATTGTTGCTGCTTGTGAAAACATGATTAGTGGCACAGGCATGAGACCTGGTGACATTGTGACTGCTTCTAACGGGAAGACTATTGAG gTAAATAACACTGATGCGGAGGGAAGGCTTACACTTGCTGATGCTTTGGTGTACGCTTGTAATCAAGGTGTTGACAAG ATTATTGATCTGGCAACACTTACTGGTGCATGTGTCGTTGCACTTGGGCCTAGCATTGCTG GAATTTTCACGCCAAGTGATGAACTAGCTAAGGAAGTTGCTGCGGCATCTGAGATATCAGGAGAGAAGTTCTGGAGAATGCCACTCGAGGAAAGCTACTGGGAGTCGATGAAGTCTGGTGTTGCTGACATGGTTAACACTGGTGGCCGGCAGGGTGGTTCTATTACTGCTGCACTCTTCCTGAAACAG TTTGTGGATGAGAAGGTGCAGTGGATGCACATTGACATGGCCGGGCCAGTGTGGAACGACAAGAAGCGGGCGGCCACCGGATTCGGCGTCTCCACCCTGGTTGAGTGGGTTCTCAAGAACTCATCTTAA